TGATTTCATCCCTACTTCATGAGTCCCACCATCTTTTGTCCGTACGTTATTTACAAATGAAAGAACATTTTCTGAATAGCCATCATTATATTGATAAGAAAGCTCCACTTCGATCCCATCTTTTTCACCTGAAAAGTAGACGACAGGTGTTAATGTGTCTTTTTCTTCGTTAAGATAGGCCACAAATTCTTTGATTCCTTCATCATAATGGAAGATTTCTTCTTTTGGTTCTTCTCCTCTAAGATCTGTTAGAGAGATTTTTACACCCTTTAATAGAAATGCAGATTCTCTTAAACGCTCTGCTAATGTATCGTATGAAAAATGGATGGTAGAAAAAATGGTGTCATCAGGAAGAAAAATCACGGAAGTTCCATTCTTTTTATTCGTTTTTCCAACTTTTTTTAAAGTTCCAACAGGTTTTCCACCGTTTTCAAATCGTTCCATGTATTCAACACCGTCACGAACAATGCGCACTTCTAACCAACTAGATAGAGCATTCACTACACTGGCACCGACACCATGTAATCCGCCGGAAGTTTTGTAACCACCTTGCCCAAATTTCCCACCAGCATGCAGAACTGTAAAGATTACTTCTACAGTTGGAATGCCAGATGCGTGCATCCCGACAGGCATGCCGCGTCCAGAGTCAGTGATTTTGATACTATTGTCTTTTTGGATCGTCACGCTGATTTCATTTCCGTAACCGGACAATGCTTCATCCACTGCGTTATCAACGATTTCATAAACTAAATGATGTAATCCACGGCTGTCTGTGGAGCCGATATACATTCCTGGTCTTTTTCGTACAGCTTCCAATCCTTCTAAAACTTGGATGGAGGCGTCATTGTATTCATTGTTTACTTTTTTCGCCAAAGAAAAAACTCCTTATTCTTGAATTATAGGGCCAAAGGCCACATCATTACAATAATACTCTAAAAGCTCTCAAAAAAAAAGAGCTTTCCTAAACGGCCACTCTTTCTTAAGATTATTTACATCTATTTCGGCATTTCAGCTAATTCAATTTTAATGCAGCGATTCATTATAATAGCACTTCTTCCTGCTTTTTTCAACATTTCAGCAGCTTCTTCACTTTCCAGACCTAATTGGGCCCAAAAGACTTTTGCATCTGTCTCAATGAACTCTTTCGCAACGTCTGGTAAAAATTCGCTGCGGCGAAAGATGTCAACGATATCGATTTGCCCAGGAACATCTTGCAATTTTTCGTAAACTTTTGCACCAAGAATTTCTTGTCCTGCAAGTATTGGGTTTACCGGAATGATCTCATAGCCATATTCTTGCAGTAATTTTGCTAT
The Enterococcus silesiacus DNA segment above includes these coding regions:
- a CDS encoding CoA-binding protein, whose amino-acid sequence is MSVENPSQEQIIQYLQEAKRIAIVGLSAKEERTSYKIAKLLQEYGYEIIPVNPILAGQEILGAKVYEKLQDVPGQIDIVDIFRRSEFLPDVAKEFIETDAKVFWAQLGLESEEAAEMLKKAGRSAIIMNRCIKIELAEMPK